Proteins encoded together in one Chryseobacterium taklimakanense window:
- a CDS encoding isopenicillin N synthase family dioxygenase, which yields MNKIPSVDLRDFLSDDPARKQKFVNEIGKAYEDIGFVALKGHFLDDALVKELYGEVKNFFDLPVETKQKYEIPGIGGQRGYVGFGKETAKGFKKADLKEFWHFGQYLAEDSKYSDVYPDNVTVAEVPKFNEVGKKAYQMLEKTGKYVLRALALYLGLNEFYFDQYIAEGNSILRPIHYPPITQEPEDAVRAAAHGDINLITLLMGAQGRGLQVQNHEGEWIDAIAEPDELMINVGDMLSRHTNNKLKSTIHRVVNPDRELWGTSRYSIPFFMHPVSEMKLDALEGTYDENNPKLYPDTTAGEFLHERLVELGLIK from the coding sequence ATGAACAAAATTCCAAGTGTGGACTTGCGTGATTTCCTGTCGGATGATCCGGCACGCAAACAGAAATTTGTAAATGAAATCGGAAAAGCCTATGAAGACATAGGATTTGTTGCACTGAAAGGTCATTTCCTCGACGATGCCCTTGTAAAAGAACTGTACGGAGAGGTTAAAAACTTCTTCGATCTGCCTGTGGAAACAAAGCAGAAATACGAAATCCCTGGAATCGGCGGGCAGCGGGGTTATGTAGGCTTCGGAAAAGAAACGGCGAAAGGATTTAAAAAAGCTGACCTGAAGGAGTTTTGGCATTTCGGGCAGTACCTGGCAGAAGATTCAAAATACAGTGATGTTTATCCGGACAATGTAACGGTTGCGGAAGTACCAAAATTTAACGAGGTGGGCAAAAAAGCTTACCAAATGCTCGAGAAAACCGGAAAATATGTTCTGAGAGCTTTGGCCCTTTATCTTGGGTTGAATGAATTTTATTTTGATCAGTATATTGCTGAAGGAAATTCTATTTTGAGGCCAATACACTATCCGCCAATTACCCAGGAGCCTGAAGACGCGGTAAGAGCAGCAGCACATGGCGACATCAACTTGATTACTCTACTGATGGGCGCACAGGGCAGAGGATTACAGGTACAAAACCACGAAGGCGAATGGATCGATGCCATCGCCGAACCAGACGAACTGATGATTAATGTTGGTGACATGCTGTCCAGACATACGAACAACAAACTGAAATCCACCATTCACAGAGTGGTGAATCCGGATCGTGAACTTTGGGGAACTTCAAGATATTCGATTCCGTTCTTCATGCATCCGGTGAGCGAAATGAAGCTTGATGCACTGGAAGGAACTTATGACGAAAACAATCCAAAACTTTATCCTGATACCACTGCAGGTGAATTTTTGCATGAAAGGCTTGTAGAATTGGGATTGATAAAATAA
- the fabG gene encoding 3-oxoacyl-[acyl-carrier-protein] reductase — MKLLEGKVALITGGTRGIGKGIVEVFAAQGAKVAFTYAGSVDKAKELENALSSSTQIKAYQSDASDYDAAQKLIDDVMADFGQIDILVNNAGITKDNLMLRMSKDDWDTIIKVNLDSVFNLTKALIKPMMKAKSGSIINMTSVVGVKGNAGQANYAASKAGVIGFTKSVALELGSRNIRCNAIAPGFIETEMTAALDEKTVQGWRDAIPLKRGGQPEDVANACVFLGSDMSAYVTGQVMNVDGGMLT, encoded by the coding sequence ATGAAACTGTTAGAAGGAAAAGTCGCCCTAATCACGGGCGGAACCAGAGGAATCGGGAAAGGAATTGTTGAAGTTTTTGCAGCTCAGGGCGCAAAAGTGGCGTTCACGTACGCTGGTTCCGTGGATAAAGCGAAGGAATTGGAAAATGCTTTAAGCTCTTCCACGCAAATAAAAGCTTATCAGTCAGATGCTTCTGATTATGATGCCGCCCAAAAACTTATTGATGACGTGATGGCAGATTTCGGACAAATTGATATTTTGGTGAACAACGCCGGCATCACAAAAGATAATTTGATGCTCAGAATGTCGAAAGACGATTGGGATACCATCATCAAAGTGAATCTCGATTCTGTATTTAACCTAACAAAAGCGTTAATCAAACCGATGATGAAAGCAAAAAGCGGCTCGATCATCAACATGACTTCCGTGGTTGGTGTGAAAGGAAATGCAGGACAGGCGAATTATGCGGCTTCAAAAGCCGGCGTGATTGGCTTTACAAAATCTGTCGCATTGGAGCTGGGATCCAGAAATATCCGCTGCAACGCGATTGCGCCGGGTTTTATTGAAACTGAAATGACTGCGGCTCTGGACGAAAAGACCGTTCAGGGTTGGAGAGACGCCATTCCACTAAAACGCGGCGGACAGCCGGAAGACGTGGCGAACGCCTGTGTTTTCCTCGGCTCGGATATGTCGGCTTATGTAACCGGGCAGGTTATGAATGTGGACGGCGGAATGCTGACTTAA
- a CDS encoding UDP-N-acetylmuramate--L-alanine ligase — protein MSTRKGYGSWLKISFSKRRFAPTFFINFMVKDISNFQNVFFIGVAGVGMSAIAQYLKGIGKNVSGSDRYFHPNEYNKTKEQLEAEGIRCFLQDGSGIDENTELVVVSTAIEDTVYEVQKAREYNIPVIKRSELLALIAKSKKTIAVAGTSGKSTTSAILFQILADAGLEPSIISGAGLTRIIKEGKIGNAAVGKGDWLIIEADESDGSVVQYEPEIGVLLNIDKDHQEINELIEIFTVFKNNTQGLFIVNQSNTLAKTLSANPENDFGFEDENAKYTVTDFKQNGFELSFRIVGQAFLMNSVGRHSAENAAAAVAVASQIGIDLKICADSLEHYEGIYRRHQILGQKNGVWIIDDYAHNPAKCAASIKACQPLAEKVVAWFQPHGYKPTRFLRQDFVEEISDALRPQDEIWMSEIFYAGGTAVKDISANDLIEDIKAKGKNAYFVEHREELLDKMRPHLDENTVLLLMGARDPSLEEFSKNLYQKL, from the coding sequence ATGAGTACGCGCAAAGGCTATGGCAGCTGGTTGAAAATAAGTTTCAGTAAGCGCAGGTTCGCGCCAACATTTTTTATAAATTTTATGGTTAAAGATATTTCAAATTTCCAAAACGTCTTTTTCATTGGTGTTGCCGGTGTTGGAATGAGCGCTATTGCGCAGTATTTAAAAGGAATTGGAAAAAATGTTTCCGGGAGCGACCGCTACTTTCATCCCAACGAATACAACAAGACCAAAGAACAGCTTGAAGCCGAAGGTATCAGGTGTTTTCTTCAGGACGGAAGTGGAATTGATGAAAATACAGAATTAGTCGTAGTTTCCACAGCGATTGAAGACACGGTTTACGAAGTACAAAAAGCCAGAGAATACAATATTCCTGTCATCAAAAGGAGCGAACTTTTGGCGTTGATTGCAAAAAGTAAAAAGACGATTGCTGTTGCCGGAACTTCAGGTAAATCAACAACTTCGGCAATACTGTTTCAAATTTTGGCGGATGCCGGTTTGGAACCGAGTATTATTTCGGGAGCAGGCTTGACCAGAATTATCAAAGAAGGGAAAATTGGAAATGCAGCGGTAGGAAAAGGAGACTGGTTGATTATTGAGGCTGATGAAAGCGACGGTTCGGTTGTACAGTATGAACCAGAAATCGGAGTTCTGTTAAATATTGATAAAGACCATCAGGAAATTAATGAACTGATTGAAATCTTCACTGTTTTTAAAAATAACACACAAGGTTTATTTATTGTAAACCAGTCAAATACATTAGCAAAAACTTTGTCTGCAAATCCGGAGAATGATTTTGGTTTTGAGGATGAAAATGCAAAATACACGGTTACCGATTTTAAGCAAAACGGTTTTGAACTGTCTTTCAGAATCGTCGGCCAAGCGTTTTTGATGAATTCCGTTGGAAGACACAGCGCAGAAAATGCTGCAGCAGCAGTGGCCGTCGCCAGTCAGATAGGGATTGATCTAAAAATCTGTGCTGATTCTCTGGAACATTACGAAGGTATTTATCGCCGTCACCAGATTTTAGGGCAGAAAAACGGAGTTTGGATCATTGATGATTATGCCCACAATCCCGCAAAATGCGCCGCCTCGATTAAGGCTTGTCAGCCGCTGGCAGAAAAAGTGGTGGCGTGGTTTCAGCCGCATGGTTACAAACCGACGCGGTTTTTACGCCAGGATTTTGTGGAGGAAATTTCCGATGCACTCCGTCCGCAGGATGAAATCTGGATGAGCGAAATTTTCTACGCCGGTGGAACAGCGGTAAAAGATATTTCAGCCAATGATTTGATAGAAGACATCAAGGCCAAAGGAAAAAATGCCTATTTTGTTGAGCATCGTGAAGAACTTTTGGATAAGATGCGTCCGCATTTGGATGAAAATACGGTGCTGCTTTTGATGGGAGCCCGCGATCCGAGTTTGGAAGAATTCTCTAAAAATTTATATCAAAAATTATAA
- a CDS encoding aminotransferase class IV, translating to MYQFIESIKIEDQEIFLLEYHQKRVNETFRQFGKETSIDLEKIFKNLQHDEDGLYKLRIVYDLDRKFTTQLIPYAIAEIDDFQLVENNNIDYSFKYENRKEFSVMKEEARSEEIIIVKNNRVTDTSFSNLLFLKGKEWYTPNTYLLNGVQRQYLLKNKKIKEAEITLQNLKEFSHFQIINAMNDFDDMFVYPLHKILNLPESSEYIEL from the coding sequence ATGTACCAGTTTATTGAAAGCATCAAGATTGAAGATCAGGAAATCTTCCTTTTAGAATATCACCAAAAGCGCGTCAACGAAACCTTCCGGCAGTTTGGCAAAGAAACCTCCATCGATCTGGAAAAAATATTCAAAAACCTGCAGCACGACGAAGACGGACTTTATAAACTGCGCATCGTTTACGATCTGGACCGTAAATTTACAACTCAGCTTATTCCGTATGCCATAGCGGAAATTGATGATTTTCAGCTGGTTGAAAACAACAACATCGATTATTCCTTCAAATACGAAAACCGAAAGGAATTTAGCGTGATGAAAGAAGAAGCCAGGAGTGAAGAAATCATCATCGTAAAAAACAACCGGGTTACCGATACATCTTTTTCAAATCTGCTCTTCCTGAAAGGAAAAGAATGGTACACACCAAATACTTATCTGCTGAACGGCGTGCAAAGGCAATATCTTCTGAAGAACAAAAAAATAAAAGAAGCCGAAATTACATTGCAGAATCTGAAGGAATTCTCTCATTTTCAGATCATTAATGCCATGAATGACTTCGATGATATGTTCGTGTATCCGTTGCACAAAATCCTGAATCTTCCCGAAAGCAGCGAATATATCGAACTTTGA
- a CDS encoding 5'-methylthioadenosine/S-adenosylhomocysteine nucleosidase family protein, which translates to MIIDGIRYRKPVLVFALESEAGNEFENFDKIFTGIGKVNAAYALLKHLKNNRPDLIINLGTAGGFGFEKGEVVCCTKFIQRDMDVRELGFERYKTPLSDEPVILDYGLKISGLQEDVCGTGDHFETAHSTDAYNVVDMEAYALALVAKRENIPFLCLKYISDGATDSAATEWSEELHKASDKLRKTLDKIK; encoded by the coding sequence ATGATTATCGACGGAATAAGATACCGAAAACCTGTGTTGGTTTTCGCCCTCGAAAGCGAAGCAGGAAATGAATTTGAAAATTTTGATAAAATCTTTACCGGAATTGGGAAAGTGAATGCTGCATACGCGCTCTTAAAACATCTCAAAAACAACAGACCGGACCTTATTATCAATCTTGGAACTGCGGGCGGTTTTGGATTTGAAAAAGGAGAAGTGGTTTGCTGTACGAAATTTATTCAGCGCGATATGGATGTCCGGGAACTGGGTTTTGAACGTTATAAAACACCGCTTTCTGATGAACCCGTAATTTTAGATTATGGATTGAAAATTAGTGGCTTACAGGAAGATGTTTGTGGTACGGGCGATCATTTTGAAACGGCCCATTCTACTGATGCGTATAATGTTGTGGACATGGAAGCGTACGCACTGGCTTTGGTTGCAAAACGTGAAAATATCCCTTTTCTCTGCTTAAAATATATCTCCGACGGTGCCACTGATTCTGCCGCCACCGAATGGAGCGAGGAACTACATAAAGCCTCGGATAAACTTAGAAAGACCTTAGACAAAATAAAATAG
- the rsmI gene encoding 16S rRNA (cytidine(1402)-2'-O)-methyltransferase gives MSGTLYFVPTPIGNLEDMTFRAVNVLNEVDYILCEDTRTSGILLKHYDISKPTRSYHLHNEHTATEKVIQDLKNGQNIGIITDAGTPGISDPGYLLAKACADENIEMICLPGATAFVPALVVSGLPNHDFYFAGFLPQKKGRQTKLKQLAAEKKTIILYESPHKINTTLEQIKEFFGEETRVSLSREISKKFEETKRGTINELIEFSKSKTLKGEIVLVINNTV, from the coding sequence ATGAGTGGCACTTTATATTTTGTACCTACACCGATCGGGAATTTAGAGGATATGACTTTCAGGGCAGTGAATGTACTGAATGAGGTGGATTATATCCTGTGCGAAGACACCAGAACTTCGGGAATTTTGCTCAAACATTATGATATTTCAAAACCAACAAGATCGTATCATCTTCATAATGAACACACTGCGACAGAAAAAGTGATTCAGGACTTAAAGAATGGACAAAACATCGGCATCATTACCGATGCGGGAACACCGGGAATTTCCGATCCGGGCTATCTTTTAGCAAAAGCGTGTGCTGATGAGAATATCGAAATGATTTGTTTACCGGGTGCAACGGCCTTTGTTCCGGCTTTGGTTGTTTCCGGATTGCCGAATCACGACTTTTATTTTGCTGGATTCTTACCTCAAAAAAAAGGCCGTCAAACCAAACTGAAACAACTGGCCGCGGAGAAGAAAACAATCATACTCTACGAAAGTCCGCACAAAATCAATACAACTTTAGAACAGATAAAGGAGTTTTTCGGAGAAGAAACGAGAGTGAGTTTGAGCCGGGAGATTTCTAAAAAATTTGAGGAAACCAAACGCGGGACAATCAACGAATTGATTGAGTTCTCCAAAAGCAAAACTTTAAAAGGCGAGATTGTGCTTGTCATTAATAATACAGTTTAA
- the menD gene encoding 2-succinyl-5-enolpyruvyl-6-hydroxy-3-cyclohexene-1-carboxylic-acid synthase: MKKFSSKRSIQVLAHIMKEYGILNVVISPGSRNAPLAIHFGEMDEMNSYSIVDERSGAFVALGMAQSTKMPVAVTCTSGSASANYYPAVTEAFYQNVPILVLTADRPTDYVDIFDGQTIRQKDLYQLHSYGDFQLMEDDRDGSEDYNFQTVKKAVELCIEKQGPVHINIPLSEPLYDLVTELPTFPSIEKTIQKRPYDLPPNLVADWNISKRILILVGTRAYSEELQAQLSQLVKNHSVVVLCEANSNLHHEKFFRHIDRYIYNFSDEDFKIYAPDLLITVGQNVVSKKVKQFLRKSQPKNHWHIDEFWQPDTYFCLTQKVETKAEVFFGKLLNHIKLEPQPYYNLWDVLRDKKDAKHKEYVNRTGFSDFNLFWLISQKVPANFNIHFSNSSAIRYAQLFDFNQNKIYCNRGTSGIDGSTSTAMGFAIKNENPTLLVTGDLSFFYDINGLWNQYIPPYTRIIIFNNGEGNIFKIIPGPDKANSNILDEFIATTHQKNAEHLAKHFGFEYIKVEDDNTVERVLDNFFNPDVQPKILEVCTQAVENAEVLRSYFDFLSGKDVKTPWDADN, encoded by the coding sequence ATGAAAAAATTCTCATCAAAACGCAGTATTCAGGTGCTTGCTCACATTATGAAGGAGTACGGAATTTTAAATGTGGTTATTTCTCCGGGTTCACGCAACGCGCCTTTGGCGATACATTTCGGGGAAATGGATGAGATGAATAGCTACAGTATTGTTGATGAGCGGAGCGGCGCCTTTGTTGCTTTAGGAATGGCGCAAAGCACGAAAATGCCCGTTGCTGTTACATGTACATCAGGTTCCGCGTCAGCAAATTATTATCCGGCGGTTACAGAAGCATTTTACCAGAACGTTCCAATTTTAGTGTTAACTGCCGACCGGCCAACAGATTATGTTGATATTTTCGATGGACAGACAATTCGCCAAAAAGATCTTTATCAATTACATTCCTATGGTGATTTTCAACTGATGGAAGACGATAGAGACGGCTCGGAAGATTATAATTTTCAAACGGTAAAAAAAGCAGTGGAGCTCTGCATTGAAAAGCAGGGTCCGGTGCACATCAATATTCCATTGTCTGAGCCGCTTTATGATTTGGTAACGGAATTGCCGACGTTCCCAAGTATTGAGAAAACAATTCAGAAAAGACCTTACGACCTGCCGCCGAATTTGGTAGCAGACTGGAATATCTCCAAAAGGATTTTGATTTTAGTGGGAACCCGAGCGTATTCCGAGGAACTTCAAGCTCAGCTTTCTCAATTGGTTAAAAATCATTCAGTTGTGGTTTTATGTGAAGCGAATTCAAATCTTCACCACGAAAAGTTTTTCAGGCATATTGACCGGTATATTTATAATTTTTCTGACGAGGATTTTAAAATTTATGCTCCAGATTTGTTGATTACAGTTGGACAGAATGTCGTTTCTAAAAAAGTAAAACAGTTTTTAAGAAAATCACAACCGAAAAATCACTGGCATATCGATGAGTTCTGGCAACCGGATACTTATTTCTGCCTGACACAAAAAGTAGAAACCAAAGCGGAAGTTTTCTTTGGTAAATTATTGAATCACATCAAACTGGAGCCACAACCTTATTATAACCTCTGGGATGTTCTGAGGGACAAGAAAGATGCAAAACATAAGGAATATGTAAACAGAACCGGATTTTCGGATTTTAATCTTTTCTGGTTGATTTCACAGAAAGTTCCGGCAAATTTCAATATTCATTTCAGCAACAGCTCAGCAATTCGCTACGCGCAACTCTTTGATTTTAATCAAAATAAAATCTACTGCAACAGAGGCACCAGCGGTATTGACGGCTCTACATCTACAGCGATGGGTTTCGCCATCAAGAATGAAAACCCTACGCTGCTGGTGACGGGCGATCTGAGTTTTTTCTATGACATCAACGGGCTGTGGAACCAATATATTCCGCCATACACGAGAATTATCATTTTCAATAACGGTGAAGGAAATATCTTTAAAATTATTCCCGGTCCCGATAAGGCAAATTCAAATATTTTGGATGAATTTATCGCCACGACTCATCAAAAAAATGCAGAACACCTGGCAAAACATTTCGGTTTTGAGTATATAAAAGTCGAAGATGATAACACGGTGGAACGGGTTCTGGATAATTTTTTCAATCCGGATGTTCAGCCAAAAATTCTTGAAGTCTGCACACAGGCCGTTGAAAATGCAGAAGTGTTGCGCTCTTATTTCGATTTCTTAAGCGGTAAAGATGTGAAAACACCTTGGGACGCGGATAACTGA
- a CDS encoding thymidine kinase, which produces MFLENTINHAKQSGWMEVICGSMFSGKTEELIRRLRRAEMAGQVVEIFKPKVDTRYDDEEVVSHNQNKIRSTPVESSNEILLLGSTCDVVGIDEAQFFDNDIVDVANKLANNGIRVVIAGLDMDFLGRPFGPMPNLMATAEYVTKVHAICRTTGNLANYSMRKSAGTDLVELGETDSYEAVSRKVFVEEVLNKKK; this is translated from the coding sequence ATGTTTTTAGAAAATACAATTAATCACGCTAAACAGAGCGGTTGGATGGAAGTGATCTGCGGTTCTATGTTTTCGGGGAAAACTGAGGAGCTGATCCGCCGTTTGCGGCGCGCAGAAATGGCCGGCCAGGTAGTTGAAATCTTCAAGCCGAAAGTTGACACCAGGTACGATGATGAGGAGGTAGTGTCGCATAACCAAAACAAAATCCGCAGTACTCCCGTAGAAAGTTCAAACGAAATTTTATTGTTGGGATCAACCTGCGACGTGGTGGGAATTGATGAGGCACAGTTCTTTGATAATGATATTGTTGATGTAGCTAATAAGTTGGCTAACAACGGAATAAGGGTAGTTATTGCGGGTTTGGATATGGATTTCTTGGGAAGACCGTTTGGACCGATGCCGAATCTTATGGCCACAGCAGAATATGTGACCAAAGTACATGCTATTTGTAGAACCACAGGGAATTTAGCCAATTATTCAATGCGGAAATCTGCGGGAACTGATCTTGTGGAACTTGGCGAGACAGACAGTTACGAAGCGGTAAGCAGAAAGGTTTTCGTGGAAGAGGTTTTGAATAAGAAGAAATAG